One Sinorhizobium mexicanum genomic region harbors:
- a CDS encoding type II toxin-antitoxin system CcdA family antitoxin, giving the protein MTRSTARRPTNLSLDGDLLSTARDLKINVSRAAEEGIAQAIKTEREKLWRIENAKAIADANALVEKRGLPLAKHRQF; this is encoded by the coding sequence ATGACACGATCAACCGCACGGCGCCCAACCAATCTCTCCCTCGACGGCGATTTGCTTTCAACCGCACGCGATCTGAAGATCAACGTTTCGCGCGCGGCGGAAGAAGGCATCGCGCAAGCGATCAAGACCGAACGGGAAAAGCTATGGCGTATCGAGAACGCGAAAGCGATCGCCGATGCCAACGCCCTGGTCGAAAAGCGTGGACTGCCACTGGCGAAACACCGGCAGTTCTGA
- the lepA gene encoding translation elongation factor 4, with protein MSTTSSKTPLSHIRNFSIVAHIDHGKSTLADRLIQSTGGLAEREMSEQVLDSMDIERERGITIKAQTVRLHYKANDGETYVLNLIDTPGHVDFAYEVSRSLSACEGSLLVVDASQGVEAQTLANVYQAIDNNHELVTVLNKIDLPAAEPERIKEQIEEVIGIDASDAVLISAKTGLGIPDVLEAIVQKLPAPKSSGGEKAPLKALLVDSWYDTYLGVMVLVRIIDGVLTKGQTIRMMGTGAKYTIERVGVLTPKMVAMDSLGPGEIGFITASIKEVADTRVGDTITEDKRPTSEALPGFKPAQPVVFCGLFPVDAADFEELRGAMGKLRLNDASFSFEMESSAALGFGFRCGFLGLLHLEIIQERLSREFDLDLIATAPSVVYQLTMTDGTEKELHNPADMPDVVKISEFREPWIRATILTPDEYLGGILKLCQDRRGIQTELTYVGNRAMLTYDLPLNEVVFDFYDRLKSISKGYASFDYNLSDYRESDLVKMSILVNGEPVDALSMLVHRSAAEKRGRVMCEKLKDLIPQHMFQIPIQAAIGGRIIARETVRALRKDVTAKCYGGDATRKRKLLEKQKEGKKRMRQFGKVEIPQEAFIAALKMGDE; from the coding sequence GGTCTTGCCGAGCGCGAAATGTCCGAGCAAGTGCTGGACAGCATGGATATCGAACGCGAGCGCGGCATCACCATCAAGGCCCAGACCGTGCGCCTGCACTACAAGGCCAATGACGGCGAGACCTATGTGCTGAACCTCATCGACACGCCCGGCCACGTCGACTTCGCCTATGAAGTCTCGCGCTCGCTTTCGGCTTGCGAGGGCTCGCTGCTCGTCGTCGACGCCAGCCAGGGGGTCGAAGCCCAGACGCTCGCCAACGTCTATCAGGCGATCGACAACAACCACGAACTCGTCACCGTGCTCAACAAGATCGACCTGCCTGCGGCCGAGCCGGAGCGGATCAAGGAACAGATCGAGGAAGTGATCGGCATCGACGCTTCCGACGCCGTGCTGATCTCGGCCAAGACCGGCCTCGGCATTCCGGACGTGCTCGAAGCAATCGTCCAGAAGCTGCCGGCGCCGAAGAGTTCGGGCGGCGAAAAGGCGCCGCTGAAGGCGCTGCTCGTCGACAGCTGGTACGACACCTATCTCGGCGTCATGGTTCTCGTGCGCATCATCGACGGCGTGCTGACCAAGGGCCAGACGATCCGCATGATGGGCACCGGCGCGAAATACACGATCGAGCGCGTCGGCGTGCTGACGCCGAAGATGGTGGCGATGGATTCGCTCGGCCCGGGCGAGATCGGCTTCATAACCGCCTCGATCAAGGAAGTGGCCGATACCCGTGTCGGCGATACGATCACCGAAGACAAGCGCCCGACGTCGGAGGCGCTGCCAGGCTTCAAGCCGGCGCAGCCGGTCGTCTTCTGCGGTCTCTTCCCGGTCGATGCCGCCGATTTCGAGGAACTGCGCGGCGCCATGGGCAAGCTCAGGCTCAATGACGCCTCGTTCTCTTTCGAAATGGAATCCTCCGCCGCCCTCGGTTTCGGCTTCCGCTGCGGCTTCCTCGGGCTCCTGCATCTCGAAATTATCCAGGAACGGCTGTCGCGCGAGTTCGACCTCGACCTGATCGCGACCGCGCCCTCGGTCGTCTATCAGCTGACCATGACCGACGGCACCGAGAAGGAACTGCACAATCCGGCCGACATGCCGGATGTCGTCAAGATCTCCGAGTTCCGCGAACCCTGGATCCGGGCCACGATCCTGACGCCGGACGAATATCTCGGCGGCATCCTGAAGCTATGCCAGGACCGACGCGGCATCCAGACGGAACTGACCTATGTCGGCAACCGGGCGATGCTGACCTACGACCTGCCGCTCAACGAAGTGGTCTTCGACTTCTACGATCGCCTCAAGTCGATCTCCAAGGGCTATGCCTCGTTCGACTACAACCTCTCGGACTATCGCGAGAGCGACCTCGTCAAGATGTCGATCCTCGTCAACGGCGAGCCGGTCGATGCGCTGTCGATGCTCGTCCACCGCTCGGCCGCGGAAAAGCGCGGCCGCGTCATGTGCGAAAAGCTGAAAGATCTGATCCCGCAGCACATGTTCCAGATCCCGATCCAGGCCGCAATCGGCGGCCGCATCATCGCCCGCGAAACCGTGCGGGCGCTCCGGAAGGACGTGACGGCGAAATGCTACGGCGGCGACGCCACCCGCAAGCGCAAGCTTCTGGAAAAGCAGAAGGAAGGCAAGAAGCGCATGCGCCAGTTCGGCAAGGTGGAGATCCCGCAGGAAGCGTTTATCGCGGCGTTGAAGATGGGCGATGAGTGA